The following coding sequences lie in one Populus trichocarpa isolate Nisqually-1 chromosome 14, P.trichocarpa_v4.1, whole genome shotgun sequence genomic window:
- the LOC18104967 gene encoding cytochrome P450 CYP82D47 isoform X2 — protein MDFPFQFSATAVLIMFAFITPSIYYLFRIPGKEISKKRAPPEAAGAWPLIGHLHLLGGSQPPHITLGNLADKYGPIFTVKLGVHRTLIVSNWEMAKECLRTNDKAFATRPKTLAMDILGYNYSILSFSPYGTYWRLIRKIVTLEVLSNHRLEMLKNVREDEVRDAVGALYQQWIGNKSNSQKLLVEMKRWFSDITLNVILKIIVSKRYVDYASPGEEKPSDEWRDSLRAFLELSGMFVVSDALPFLRWLDLGGAEKAMKRTAKNLDHAVEKWLEEHKQKKASGTAKGEEDFMDLMLSVLDDGKELSNRSADTINKATCLALILAASDTTSVTLTWTLSLLLNNREILKKAQDELDIHVGRERQVKESDMKNLVYLQAIIKETFRLYPAAPLSVPHESMEECTVGGYQIPAGTRLFTNLSKIHRDPQVWSDPDEFQPERFLTTQKDCDFRGQHFELIPFGSGRRMCPGVSFALQVVNLALATLLHGFDIETVDDAPIDMTETGGITNIKATPLEALLTPRLSPGLYDLQ, from the exons ATGGATTTCCCCTTTCAGTTCTCAGCAACTGCTGTACTTATTATGTTTGCCTTTATTACGCCCTCGATCTACTATTTGTTTCGGATTCCAGGAAAGGAGATAAGCAAGAAGAGAGCACCGCCGGAAGCTGCCGGTGCATGGCCCCTTATTGGCCATCTCCATCTACTAGGAGGCTCACAACCACCCCATATAACGTTGGGAAACTTGGCTGACAAGTATGGTCCGATATTCACCGTCAAGCTTGGAGTCCATCGAACTTTGATAGTGAGTAACTGGGAGATGGCCAAGGAGTGTCTAAGGACCAATGACAAAGCTTTCGCCACTCGACCTAAAACTCTTGCAATGGATATCTTGGGCTACAATTACAGCATTCTTAGTTTTAGCCCCTACGGAACTTATTGGCGTCTGATACGCAAGATAGTCACTCTTGAGGTTCTCTCTAATCATCGACTGGAGATGTTAAAAAATGTTCGAGAGGATGAGGTAAGGGATGCTGTAGGAGCGTTATACCAGCAATGGATCGGGAACAAAAGTAATTCACAAAAGCTTTTGGTGGAGATGAAGAGATGGTTTAGTGACATAACTTTAAACGTTATATTGAAGATAATTGTTAGCAAGCGATATGTGGATTATGCAAGCCCTGGAGAGGAAAAGCCGAGCGATGAATGGAGGGATTCACTGAGGGCATTTTTAGAATTGTCAGGAATGTTTGTAGTGTCTGACGCACTTCCATTTTTAAGATGGTTGGATTTGGGAGGAGCTGAGAAGGCAATGAAAAGGACAGCAAAAAATCTAGACCATGCGGTTGAAAAATGGTTAGAAGAGCACAAGCAGAAGAAAGCTTCTGGGACAGCTAAGGGAGAAGAAGATTTCATGGATTTGATGCTGTCCGTTTTGGATGATGGTAAAGAGCTTTCTAATCGCAGTGCTGATACCATCAATAAGGCTACATGTCTG GCTCTTATTCTAGCAGCATCAGACACTACATCAGTTACATTAACTTGGACTCTCTCTTTACTACTAAACAATCGCGAGATCTTAAAGAAAGCACAAGATGAACTAGACATCCATGTTGGTAGAGAAAGACAAGTGAAGGAGTCTGACATGAAAAACTTGGTCTACTTACAAGCTATTATCAAGGAAACCTTTCGTTTATATCCCGCTGCACCACTGTCTGTACCCCATGAATCCATGGAGGAATGTACCGTAGGTGGCTACCAAATTCCTGCTGGCACGCGCCTATTCACAAATCTCTCAAAGATTCACCGAGATCCACAAGTGTGGTCGGACCCTGATGAGTTTCAACCAGAAAGGTTTCTGACTACTCAAAAGGATTGTGATTTTCGAGGCCAACATTTTGAGTTGATTCCATTTGGTAGCGGAAGAAGAATGTGCCCTGGAGTCTCGTTTGCCCTTCAAGTCGTGAACCTTGCACTCGCTACTTTGCTGCATGGGTTCGACATAGAGACTGTGGATGATGCACCGATTGATATGACTGAAACCGGTGGAATAACCAACATCAAAGCCACACCACTAGAAGCCCTTCTCACTCCTCGTCTTTCTCCTGGCTTGTATGATCTGCAATGA
- the LOC18104967 gene encoding cytochrome P450 CYP82D47 isoform X1, whose protein sequence is MDFPFQFSATAVLILFAFITPSIYYLFRIPGKETSKKRAPPEAAGAWPLIGHLHLLGGSQPPHITLGNLADKYGPIFTVKLGVHRTLIVSNWEMAKECLRTNDKAFATRPKTLAMDILGYNYSMLGFSPYGTYWRLIRKIVTLEVLSNHRLEMFKHVREDEVRDAVGALYQQWTGNKSNSQKLLVEMKRWFSDITLNVILKIIVSKRYVDYVSRGEEKPSHEWGDSIRTFLELAGMFVVSDALPFLRWLDLGGVEKAMKRTSKNIDRAVEKWLEEHKQKKASGTAKGEEDFMDLMLSVLDDAKELSNRSADTINKATCLALILAASDTTSVTLTWTLSLLLNNREILKKAQDELDIHVGRERQVKESDMKNLVYLQAIIKETFRLYPAAPLSVPHESMEECTVGGYQIPAGTRLFTNLSKIHRDPQVWSDPDEFQPERFLTTQKDCDFRGQHFELIPFGSGRRMCPGVSFALQVVNLALATLLHGFDIETVDDAPIDMTETGGITNIKATPLEALLTPRLSPGLYDLQ, encoded by the exons ATGGATTTCCCCTTTCAGTTCTCAGCAACTGCTGTACTTATTCTGTTTGCCTTTATTACGCCCTCGATCTACTATTTGTTTCGGATTCCAGGAAAGGAGACAAGCAAGAAGAGAGCACCGCCGGAAGCTGCCGGTGCATGGCCCCTTATTGGCCATCTCCATCTACTAGGAGGCTCACAACCACCCCATATAACGTTGGGAAACTTGGCTGACAAGTATGGTCCGATATTCACCGTCAAGCTTGGAGTCCATCGAACTTTGATAGTGAGTAACTGGGAGATGGCCAAGGAGTGTCTAAGGACCAATGACAAAGCTTTCGCTACTCGACCTAAAACTCTTGCAATGGATATCTTGGGCTACAATTACAGCATGCTTGGTTTTAGCCCCTACGGAACTTATTGGCGTCTGATACGCAAGATAGTCACTCTTGAGGTTCTCTCTAATCATCGACTGGAGATGTTCAAACATGTTCGAGAGGATGAGGTAAGGGATGCTGTAGGAGCGTTATACCAGCAATGGACCGGGAACAAAAGTAATTCACAAAAGCTTTTGGTGGAGATGAAGAGATGGTTTAGTGACATAACTTTAAACGTTATATTGAAGATAATTGTTAGCAAGCGATATGTGGATTATGTAAGCCGTGGAGAGGAAAAGCCGAGCCATGAATGGGGAGATTCAATAAGAACATTTTTAGAATTGGCAGGTATGTTTGTAGTGTCCGACGCGCTTCCATTTTTAAGATGGTTGGATTTGGGAGGAGTTGAGAAGGCAATGAAAAGGACATCAAAAAATATAGACCGTGCAGTTGAAAAATGGTTAGAAGAGCACAAGCAGAAGAAAGCTTCTGGGACAGCTAAGGGAGAAGAAGATTTCATGGATTTGATGCTGTCCGTTTTGGATGATGCAAAAGAGCTTTCTAATCGCAGTGCTGATACCATCAATAAGGCTACATGTCTG GCTCTTATTCTAGCAGCATCAGACACTACATCAGTTACATTAACTTGGACTCTCTCTTTACTACTAAACAATCGCGAGATCTTAAAGAAAGCACAAGATGAACTAGACATCCATGTTGGTAGAGAAAGACAAGTGAAGGAGTCTGACATGAAAAACTTGGTCTACTTACAAGCTATTATCAAGGAAACCTTTCGTTTATATCCCGCTGCACCACTGTCTGTACCCCATGAATCCATGGAGGAATGTACCGTAGGTGGCTACCAAATTCCTGCTGGCACGCGCCTATTCACAAATCTCTCAAAGATTCACCGAGATCCACAAGTGTGGTCGGACCCTGATGAGTTTCAACCAGAAAGGTTTCTGACTACTCAAAAGGATTGTGATTTTCGAGGCCAACATTTTGAGTTGATTCCATTTGGTAGCGGAAGAAGAATGTGCCCTGGAGTCTCGTTTGCCCTTCAAGTCGTGAACCTTGCACTCGCTACTTTGCTGCATGGGTTCGACATAGAGACTGTGGATGATGCACCGATTGATATGACTGAAACCGGTGGAATAACCAACATCAAAGCCACACCACTAGAAGCCCTTCTCACTCCTCGTCTTTCTCCTGGCTTGTATGATCTGCAATGA